Genomic window (Sulfurovum sp. NBC37-1):
ATACTTCGTCTCCATCAAGGTTGACCGTGAAGAACGCCCCGACATTGACAAACATTTCCAGAGTGTCTATCAGCTGATGAACGGCCGTCCCGGCGGATGGCCTACCTCCATTTTCCTGACTGAAGAGCTGAAGCCTTTTTACTCCGCCACCTACATTCCCGATGAACCCAAGTACGGCATGATGAGCTTTTCATCTCTGCTTGAAGTCATCGCCGACAAATACAAAAATGAGAAACAGGTGCTCGTCAAGGAAGCGGACAAGATACTCAAGCACCTCAACCCCAAAGAGGACAGCATACAGGCGACCAAACTTGACGAAAGTATCATGGCCAGGGTACTCAAGCAGGCAGAACAGCTCTTTGACAGCAAAGAGGGAGGCTTCAACAAAGCACCCAAGTTCCCACAGGCTTCTATGCTTGAACTTCTGCTGGACCTCTACCGCATTACGGCAGAAAAGGAAGCACTCAATATGGCTGCATTCTCCCTCTCTTCCATGGCAAGAGGCGGACTGCGTGACCTGGTCGACGGCGGTTTCTGCCGCTACTCCACCGACAACGAGTGGCTGGTACCCCACTTTGAGAAAATGACCTACGACAATGCGCTGCTTGCCTCTGTCTATCTGCAAGCCTATCACGTCACACATAATGATTTTTATAAAGATGTCGCCTTTGAGACCATTGATTTCATGCTCAAAAAAATGAGCGAGAATGATCTTTTCTACTCCGCTTCCGATGCCGATACCGAGGGACAGGAAGGGAAATATTTTGTCTATACTTACGAAAAGGCACTCAAGTCATTCTCCAAAGCGGGCATCCCCGAAAAGGCCCAGTCCAAACTGGCCAAAGCACTGCATATCACACCGGAAGGAAACTTTGAGGGCAAAAATATCGTCAGAGTGGATGACCCTGCGAAGATCAACATTCCCTATTATAAAGAAGCCATAGAGGCTTTGCGAAAAAGAAGGGATGAAAAACGTGTCTACCCTTTCATCGATACCAAAGTGATCGTCTCGTGGAATGCGATGATGATCAGTACTCTTTTCAGAGCGGGAAGAGTGGAAAAGAAGTACCTAAAACAGGCAAAAAGATCTCTGGAGAAACTGCTCGATACTATGTACATCAATTCACAGCTCTTTCACTCGACACTGATAGGCAAAGAGCCGAAGATTCAGGCATTTCTCGAAGATTATGCCTATCTGGGAGAAACACTTATCGAAGCCTATGAAAGCACACTGGACGAAAGCTACCTTGTACTTGCGACACGGCTGGCGAACAATGCCATCGAAAAGTATTATCAGCACGGAAAATGGAAATTCTCCAGAGGCGAGTTCGAGACAGACGCCGACATTTACGATAGCTCCTATCCCTCTTCCGTTGCCACGATGATTTCCGTACTTCATTCTCTCTCATCCCTGGTCGATACGGTATACAAGAAATTCGTTTTCAAAACACTCGAGATCTATTCCTACGACATCATGAGACAGCCAATCTCCACCCCAAAAACGAGCCTGATGGCCATCCGTTACCTCAAGGACGACATCATCATCAAAGCACAGACCGATGCACTACTGCCGCATATTTCACAACTTGATGAGATCACCTACCCTTTCACCTTTTTCAAGAACGATACCAACAACGGTTTTATGCTCTGCAACTCCAACAGCTGTTTCGGACATGAGAAGGACTTTGAAAGTATCGTCAAGTTCTTAGAGAAGAGATGATACGTACGCTTCTTCTATTCCTCCTTCCGCTTTTCCTTTTTGCGGAGAAACCCATGCTCACACGCATGCAGATGCTTATGGGTACCTATGCGACCATCACCCTTCCCAAAAACAGCAACCGGGAGATCAGTAAAACATTCGAACTGATCGGAGAAATAGAACATTCACTCTCGACCTATGACCACACAGCCATGCTCTATCAGTTGAATGTAACACACAAAGTTCCCTATGATAGCTATCTTGCAGAGGCACTGAGGCTTTCAAAACATTATTACAGAGATACTGACGGGTACTTCGATGTAACTATCGGCTCCATTTCCAAAAATCTCTATCATTTCGGCGAGGAAAAACCATTATCACCCGACAAAAAAGCACTGAAGAACGCTCCTCTGAATATCGATGGTGTTCATATAGATCAAGCATTCATCACTACAGATAAAAACATTACCCTCGACCTTGGGGGTATAGGGAAAGGATATGCAGTCGACAAAGCTGCTGCATATTTGTCTGAAAGAAATATCACGGACGGCATCGTGGCACTCAGCGGTGACATACGCTGTATTGGTACCTGCAAGATATACTTGCAATCCCCTTTCACTGAAGAAACATTTGCAAAGGTGACCTCCAAAGTACCTGACCTCTCCGTTTCAACCAGTGGTACCTACCGGCGATATGCGACAAAAAAGAGTGAACACCACCTCATCGACCCCAAAACCGCTTCGCAGGGGAAGGCTTTTGTCTCCGTTTCGCTCTTTACCAGAACCTATAATACTAAGATTGATGCCTATGCTACCGCCGTCTCTGTCATGCCAAAAGCCAAAGCCTTACAGTTTTTGAAAGAACACAATGAAATTGGATATGTGCTGATAGAGCCTGACGGGAATGTGATTTCTGGGAATCTGGAAACATTGTTGGACATAAAAATGTAGGGTGCGTGGTTACGCACCTTACAATGAAGCCGCCACCATCCCAAGCAACACCAAAAACACCCCGATAAAAAATGTCATCGTAAACAGTTTGATCCATCCTGACGCCAGCAGGCCAAAAGCGATGGCGCCATAGGAGAGAATATTCAAAAGCGCGAAAATGAACAGAACCATTGCTACGGCCAATGACACTTTCTGGGAGATCTTCGTACTGAAAAGCATAAAGTGCGCCACAACAAAAATGAGCATGCCTATGGCAAAGAGATGGGGTGTTGCCACCTCTACCAGGTTATGCATACTTTTTGGCTCCGGTGTACCGATCACTTTTTGCAGAGCAGCATCAAGCTGTTCAACACTGTTCAATCCCTGCGAGAGCAGAAAGAGCCATACACCCGTAGCGAGTATCGCTACCGTATAGAGCAGCAGATAGGCAATGGGAATATTGAAGTAGATGAGCTTTTTCATCGGAACTTCAAACGTGGAAAAATAGAGAAGCAGACCAGCAATGCAAAAAGATGCCAAAGCAGGAAGGCTCCCGCCCAGACCACAGCAAAGGCTTCAGAGAAGAAGTAGGCCCCCAGCAGAGAGAGTGGTGCCGACAGGCCCAGTATGAACAGGGCATGCAGGATCCACTTCATCGTTTTCGTTCTGTCATGCAAACGGATGTAGATAGCGGATAGTATGACCAGAACAAAGACGGTCGTGAAAAGGTCAATGTGCACCTGAAGCAGCAGTGAATCTATCAGAATAGGTTCTTCAAAAGTCTCTTCATTCCCGAACAGTGTGTTATGGACCGCTGTCATGTCGGAGCCTATCACATAAGAGTGAAGCACGATATCGAGTCCAAGATAGAGAAGTATCGCAACCAGTACCCCGCCCATCAGGTAGGCCAGCAGTTGCGAATGTGCGAGATCTTTTGTTATGAGAAATTTCATAGGCTCATTTCCTAATAGCTATCTCAAGCAAAGCCCTTGCGATCCGTGCACCATCAGAGATATTGCGTGCAGAAAGCGTTGCACCGCTGATGGTCGGAATATCCTTCCCCATCTTGAGCGGCGTATTGCGGCCTTTGTCTTTGAACTGTCCCATCCATATTTCGTTCGGGATATACTCCGGAGGCTCGCCGAATGCCATGATCTCAGAAAATTTCAATGTACCAGCGGGGGTAAATCCGTACAGTACCGTTGCCATCTTCGTTCTGACCTTCCGACTGATGAGAACGCCGTATCCGACTGTTTTACTTCCACTTTTAAAGACGTAGTAGCGATAAACCTTCGTATCCACCTTCGCCCTAGCACGCGCCTGAACCTTACGATGCTGTTCTTTCGTCAAAATGAGTCGTTTTGTCTCGATGTCACTGACAGCATCGAACGAAGTCTTGACCACCTTTTCCACTTTGACATTCGTTTTGGCATAAACAGTTTGCGAGAGAAATATGCCAAGCAATAGAGTTGCAACGATCTTTTTCATAATACTTCCCTTCCTAGAATACAAACCCAAGCCCTGCCGAGAATACATCCTGGTCTTGGTTGTTCACCTCTTTCATTGCATAGTCAGCTTTGAGGACCACCTGATCTACAGGGAAGAAGTTCATACCGATCGTAGTCGTTTTTGTCTTGTACGTATCTTCGTTGAGCCCGTCAACGGTCGATGCGATCGGATTGAGATCTTCATACTGTACAAACAGCGGTATCTTGTAATCAACTCCTGCCAATGATCCCACATCATAAGAGAAGTTCACGTAGTAACCTTTTGCCTTCTCGACCGCAGTGTTGCTGATCTTCTCTGCACCGTCAAGGATGGTCTGTGTATAGAGTCCATAAGCCCTGAAAGGACCATTCTCGTAGTTGGCGTGAATATCGAACATCGTCGTCGTCAAACCGGAGACATCCTGGATCGGGTCGGCCAGTTTCGGATCCTTAAGGTTCGATCCAGCGCCATAATAAAGTGATGCACCTACCAGCAACCCGTTAATCCCGGTATAATCCACCCTGCCTACAAAAGCCGGATCGAACGCCGCTTTTGCTTTGGACCCCTGTCTTCCATCTCTGATCCAATTCGGTTTGGCATCCATGGTATCTACATTGTTCAGATTCAGTGCATTGATGATCCCGGCAGTATATTCCAGACCAGTATCACCCAGCCTTCCATAGATCAGTGCACCGTTCTCATGCCAGGTACTCGGGATCAGTTTATTCTCCACTTCCGGTCTCTGTACCGTATTGAAAAGTATCGGTTCATGCCTGAGGTTGATCAAGCCCATCGGTACAAGGAGATTTCCAAGTCTGAAGTTGGCTTCGTCTCTCCAGAGAAAGTCAAGATACATGAATTCTATAGCAACTTCACCACCATCTTCCGCATTGGCACCGTGTTCGAACTCTATCTCGGCATTCAGGATCACATTCTCGGAGAACTTGTACCCGAAGTAGGTTACAAATCTGTAAACATCCGCATAATCATCACCTCCTTTGGGATTGGCGTAGTACATCTCGCCGTATCCGCCAATAGAAAGCGGGTTCTTGGAAAAGTAGACTTTGGATGCGGCCGGGCCCAGACCATTGTATTGATTTTCTGTATCAACCAGTGTAAACCCTCCTGTCTGTGTCGCAAGGACCTCTTCGGTCAGCGTATTATTCTTCTCTTCAAGTGCTGCCACTCTCTCTTCAAGAGATGCCGCTGTAGCTCCTGTAGCCAGTACAGCCGCCATACTCGTTATCCACGTTAATTTTTTCATATTTTTTCCTTATTTATAATTTTGATATTTATTATCATATTCGTAATGTACCCATTAATTTCTTAACTAATAATTAAATTGATAATTATTATTAATTAATAGGTTGGCTCCAGGAAGATTGGGAAGTAACACTCCTTTAGAGAAAGACAGGACTTCTCTCTTAACATAGCACAAGCGGAAGTTCTCTTGGTTATAATTCTTCTATGAAAGAAAGCCTGAAGATATTTGCCGGGGACCTGAAAAACTCCTTTATGGATCTGCTTCCCATCATCATTGTCGTGGCACTGTTCCAGGGTGCGATCATCCGTGCGGTACCCGAC
Coding sequences:
- a CDS encoding thioredoxin domain-containing protein, giving the protein MANHLKNEHSPYLQQHADNPVDWYPWGEEAFKKAHDEHKPIFLSIGYSSCHWCHVMEHESFQDEKTAKILNKYFVSIKVDREERPDIDKHFQSVYQLMNGRPGGWPTSIFLTEELKPFYSATYIPDEPKYGMMSFSSLLEVIADKYKNEKQVLVKEADKILKHLNPKEDSIQATKLDESIMARVLKQAEQLFDSKEGGFNKAPKFPQASMLELLLDLYRITAEKEALNMAAFSLSSMARGGLRDLVDGGFCRYSTDNEWLVPHFEKMTYDNALLASVYLQAYHVTHNDFYKDVAFETIDFMLKKMSENDLFYSASDADTEGQEGKYFVYTYEKALKSFSKAGIPEKAQSKLAKALHITPEGNFEGKNIVRVDDPAKINIPYYKEAIEALRKRRDEKRVYPFIDTKVIVSWNAMMISTLFRAGRVEKKYLKQAKRSLEKLLDTMYINSQLFHSTLIGKEPKIQAFLEDYAYLGETLIEAYESTLDESYLVLATRLANNAIEKYYQHGKWKFSRGEFETDADIYDSSYPSSVATMISVLHSLSSLVDTVYKKFVFKTLEIYSYDIMRQPISTPKTSLMAIRYLKDDIIIKAQTDALLPHISQLDEITYPFTFFKNDTNNGFMLCNSNSCFGHEKDFESIVKFLEKR
- a CDS encoding FAD:protein FMN transferase, which translates into the protein MIRTLLLFLLPLFLFAEKPMLTRMQMLMGTYATITLPKNSNREISKTFELIGEIEHSLSTYDHTAMLYQLNVTHKVPYDSYLAEALRLSKHYYRDTDGYFDVTIGSISKNLYHFGEEKPLSPDKKALKNAPLNIDGVHIDQAFITTDKNITLDLGGIGKGYAVDKAAAYLSERNITDGIVALSGDIRCIGTCKIYLQSPFTEETFAKVTSKVPDLSVSTSGTYRRYATKKSEHHLIDPKTASQGKAFVSVSLFTRTYNTKIDAYATAVSVMPKAKALQFLKEHNEIGYVLIEPDGNVISGNLETLLDIKM
- a CDS encoding FMN-binding protein, with the protein product MKKIVATLLLGIFLSQTVYAKTNVKVEKVVKTSFDAVSDIETKRLILTKEQHRKVQARARAKVDTKVYRYYVFKSGSKTVGYGVLISRKVRTKMATVLYGFTPAGTLKFSEIMAFGEPPEYIPNEIWMGQFKDKGRNTPLKMGKDIPTISGATLSARNISDGARIARALLEIAIRK